The Thermasporomyces composti region CGACGACCAGAGCGGAGGCGAACAGCATCTGCTTGAAGCCGGTGATGGACACCAGGAACAGCTCGGTAACCACACCGAGCACCACCCACAGCCAGCGGCGGGTGACCAGCCCGCGCCCGATGGCGATCGGCGCGATCGCGTTGCCGAGCCACGTGATGGCGTAGCGCGCGACCCGCGGCACGTACTCGAACGAGTCCCGGTACGTGTCGCGGACCTCATAGATCTCCGACAGCGCCACGAACCGGAACTGCAGGCCGTAGTAGGAGATCACGGTGCCGACGAGCGCCAACCACAGCAGGCTGAACGCCAGCCAGTACACCCTGGGCGACGGCCTGCGTCGATGCGGCGAGGGGAGCGGGACCGAGTAGATGAAGCCCAACAGCCAGAACGCGGCGGCGACGGCGCCCACCATGAGCCAGAGCTCGGCGGTGAGCTCGCTGGTGAACACGACGATGACGTGCACCGGCGCGACGACGAGCAGGAACAGCATCCAGTAGATGACCGCCGAGGGCCGCTCCCAGGAGACGGGCAAGCGCCGAGCGCACACGACGTACGTCGGCACCAGCACGATGGCCACGAGGATGTTGGGTGGGACGTTCTCGAAGCCCATGTAGCCGAACGCCGGCGCGATGACCAGGGCGTGCGCGAGCCCGAGCGCGACGGCATAGCCGACCAGCCAGCCGACGCCTCTCCAACGCAGCCGGGTCATCTGCGGCGGCGGGCTCACCCTACGCACGGCGGAGCACCCACCGAACGAGCAGGAGCACCCCAGCGTAGGAGAAGCCCAGAGCACCCGCGTAGGCGGCGACTCCCGCCACGTCCGATCCTCCCATCCACGCGACGATCAGTGGCGCGACGACCACGACCACCAGTCGCACAGCTTCCCAGACCAGCGCCACACCTTGGCGACCGACGAGGTTGAAGACGTTCGAGACCGGGCTGGCGACGAACTGCAGGAGGAACGCCACCGCCAACACCTGCGCGTAGGTGCCGGCGCGTTCCCACTGCGCGCCGAAGACCCACGTGAACAGCCAGGGGCCGAACGCGGCGAGCACCACCACCGGCCCCGCGCCGAGCAGGGCGAGCCTGCGGACGGCGAGCCAGGTCAGCTGAGGGAGCCGCCCGGAGTTCTCTCGTCGCGCGGTCGCGCCGCGGCCCAGGAACACCTGCGCGACGGCCTGCCCTACGACGGTGACCGGAAGCGCGAGCAGTCGAGTGGTGAACGCCAGCCATCCTGTGGGGTCGGGTCCGAACGCCAGCGCGAAGACGACGTACGGCGCGTACTGACCGATGTTGTTGAGCAGCGCCGTCCAGGTGGTGACGAGCGGGAACCGCCGGAACCGCGCCAACGCCGCGCCCACGTCACGCACAGTGACCGGACGGCGTGGCTCGTCATCCTGCTCGATCAGTGGCCGGCGGGCGATGGACGCCAAGCCCGCCAGCCGGCCCAGGCTCATTCCGAGGAGGAGCCCGAGCGGCCGCATGCCCAGTGCGCCGAGACCGAGCTGGGTGAGTGTGGTGCCGATTCCTTGGGCGGCGTTGCGGCCGGCGAGGTCGCGGTAGCGCTCGGCGCGCACCAGCACCGCGCTGATGAGTTGGAAGACCGCGATGGCCGCCACCGTCACCGGCACCAGCCACCACAGGTCCGCGAGCGTCGCCCAGGTCTCGCTGGTCGCCCACAGGTCCGCGGTCGCCGCACCCACGACCCAGATGAGGACGGCGACGACGACCGTGCCGAGAAGGCCCGCGCGCAGCACAGCGCGCGTCTCGTGGGCGTCCTTGGCCAGTGGGATCGCCAGCTCGAGCCGCAGGCTGGCGAGCACGGCGCAGGTCGCCACGACTCCGGTGAAGATCTGTAGGACGGCGAAGTCACCCGGGGCGTAGAGCCGGGACAGCAGGGGCGAGACGGCGACGAGCAACCCTTGCCCGACGACCGTGCCGAGCACGATCTCGACGACGCCGCGTCGCGCGCCGCCTGGTTTCGCCGCACGCGCGACCCGTCGGATGCCCACCAGTGTCATGGCGCGTGGGTGGGGGACTCTCCCGCCAGGAGACTCTCGTAGAGGGAGAGCAGCGTGCGCGCCTCGGCCTCCCAGGAGTACTTCTCGTGGACCGCCTTGCGTCCCCGTTCCCCCATCGCGCGGGCCCGCTCGGGGTCGGCCAACAGGCTGCACACGGCCTCGGCCACCGCCTGGGCGTCCTCGGGAGGCACGACGACACCCGCGCCGACGTCCTCGACGATCTGCCGCCACAGCGGGAAGTGC contains the following coding sequences:
- a CDS encoding lipopolysaccharide biosynthesis protein, which encodes MTLVGIRRVARAAKPGGARRGVVEIVLGTVVGQGLLVAVSPLLSRLYAPGDFAVLQIFTGVVATCAVLASLRLELAIPLAKDAHETRAVLRAGLLGTVVVAVLIWVVGAATADLWATSETWATLADLWWLVPVTVAAIAVFQLISAVLVRAERYRDLAGRNAAQGIGTTLTQLGLGALGMRPLGLLLGMSLGRLAGLASIARRPLIEQDDEPRRPVTVRDVGAALARFRRFPLVTTWTALLNNIGQYAPYVVFALAFGPDPTGWLAFTTRLLALPVTVVGQAVAQVFLGRGATARRENSGRLPQLTWLAVRRLALLGAGPVVVLAAFGPWLFTWVFGAQWERAGTYAQVLAVAFLLQFVASPVSNVFNLVGRQGVALVWEAVRLVVVVVAPLIVAWMGGSDVAGVAAYAGALGFSYAGVLLLVRWVLRRA